The Arvicola amphibius chromosome 4, mArvAmp1.2, whole genome shotgun sequence genome includes the window TTTGCAACTAAAAAACAGGCGTCCTGCCAATCTTTTTTCAACTGTTTCATTCCGCATTTCAAGAACCGAATGTGGCTCCCTCCAGATTCACCGCCTCCGTCTTTCTCTTGGGGCCAACAATGCCCAGCGTCAAAGTGATCTCGTACATCgacctctctctttcccttgtcTCCTAGTTACTCCTCCTAACTCGGCACAGGGTATCTGTGCGCACAGGCTCCCCACCATCCGCCCCAGACTGTCTCCGTGTGTCCGGGAATCCAGAAACGTCTCGCCCCAAACTAGGACTAAACCTGATCTAGTCCGTTCCTTCTCGGAGATCCCGGCCCCGCATTCTCAGACTCTCAGCCATCAATCACTAAGCCCACCGTGACGGCTACCTGAGGCTGGGCCTCGGACCGTCTCTTCCGCCGGAACCCTTCTGCCCAGCCCCAGTCGAGCACTTTTTGTTAGAACACATACAACCGGAAGCTGGTGGAGGAAGACAAATCGGAGAGAACCTGGAGATGGCTTGGAGGAGTAACCTCGCTTGCCTCATCAAGGCCAGAGGTAGGGTTCCCGGACACGAGGTTGATTGCTAACCTGCCATTAGCCTATGACCTGGAGTGTTTCTTTCCTGTCCCGTGTCTGGTTCTCCCACGTGGAGTTGTTGGGGAGCTGAGGGGCGTTCCCGCCCCGGAGCCCGGGTGCTTCTGTGGCTCAGGGTCCGCATGCACCGAATCCCCGGCGGGATTCAGACACTAACAGTAGCGTGCCTCTGGCTGCATTCCTTTCCTGTGGCCGCTGTGTCAAAATGGCTTCCCACTGTTTTACAAAGTTATCCATTGCATGGTGTATGCTTTGCTTGTAGTCATGAAGGAAATACTGAGAAGTGTGTAGAACaaaatacccccccccacacacaccttttagTTAATACCACCAACCCCCGTCCGCCCCAGACTGGCCCTGCAACTCAGTATGTAGTTGAGGggtgtagttgaggatgaccctAATCCTGATCTGCCTCCacctacctccccagtgctaggacaAGCGAGGATCACCACTCCTGACCAGCTAAAACATTTATGATAAACGTagaaaactgaattttcattCGTGCCATCAGATGGGAAACTAGTGAAAATGGACGTGGAGATAAATCTTAAGCgatgttacaaaaaaaaaaaaaaatctcttgctgggcagtggtggcacacgggaggcagaggcaggtgaatctctgagtttgaggccaacctagtctacagagcgagtcccagaacagccagggctacagaaaaaccGAAGGGGAGAAATTATAAATACCAGAAATATCAAAGACATTTGGGATAATTTTGATTAAAATGAAGTGATGGTAGGGAGAGAAATTATGGCCTTGCTAGCTAAGTCCccgttcacagagatctgcctatctgtGCCTCTCCGCTGCTGAGATTCAAGGTGGGTTCCACTATACCTGCAAACTACAGtttttttaactaatttattttttagagacaaggtcttatgtagaCTGGACTGGTGGCAAACTTACGGAGTCTTGCCTGGAATCTGATTCTCTTGTTCTGCCTCTCAGTTGCTAAGATTAGAGACATGTGGTTACAATGCTAGACTTGTACAACTTCTTCCTTGAGTCAGGGCCTCTGTATAGCAGTGGCTTCTGTGGTACAGGTGGATTATtgtgaactcaaggccatcctgatttACACACTGAATTTGAGGCCTGTCTGGACCCttctagtgagaccctgtctcataagaacaaacaaaaacacccccgAAAATCACCAATAAcctaaatcaaacaaacaaacaaacaaaaaaaactcaaatagctgggcggtggtggcacatgcctctaatcccagcactttggaggcagagggaggcggatctctgtgagttcaagaccagcctggtctacaagagctagttccagggcaggctccatagccacagagaaaccctctctcaaaaaaccaaaaaacaaacaaaaatgaacaaaaaaaaaaaccctctatcaTTCTAAAACTactctttatgttttatttatttttgagacagagtttctcgccctggctgtcctggaccttactctgtagaccaggctgttcttcaactgagagatcctcctgcttctgcctccctagtgctgggattaaagatgtgcacagcCACCACTACCATCGACTTTACACTTCTTTAAAAGACAGTTCTCTGTGATGATGTGGTTTATGTGCAAGTCTGTATGACTGCACAAGCTTGGAAATTAACACTCAAAGGAGACCATCTcaatttaaattttccttttaggGAGATGGAGCTGGTTTCCAATCCCAGAGCACTCATTCCTGCCTCCAGTCCTAAATAATATCCGCTGTCAGAGAAAATCTACTGCACCGGAGAAAATTGTTGCCAGTGTTGTTTCTGGTACAAATGGAAAGGAACCTGGGGATGCCCTGGACAAGCTCTTCTCCCCAGAACAGCAGGCTTCTGTCTTGCATGTGTTGAATACAGCGTCTGATAAAGAACTGGAAGCTTTCAGATTGCTTCGTGGAAGAAAGTCCGTCAATATCGTAGAACACAGGAAGAAGTTTGGGCCATTTCAGAGCTTGGAGAGTTTGATAGATGTGCCCTTCATCCAGTATAAAACTGCGGTTCAAGTTTGTAACTCTATTCTTTGTtcagagaatggaaggaaagaaaagtcacaGGAAAAGTGGCTGCTGAGAAAATTCATCAAGCCAGctatagagagagaaagacttaAGGTGCATCTTCCCCCGGCCACCCCACTCTGAGAACTCACTCTGAAAGTGCTCTTCCCAGTAGTGGGTTAGAGacacgtttgtttgttttttaattaggtcagaggacacctttcaaGGGTCCGTGCTTTCTTTCTGCCGTATGGGTCCTTGTCAGGCTTGGGTGTGAGTGCTTTAAGCCTCTGAGCTGTCTTACtggcgcaaaaaaaaaaaaaagatcctttcGGTTCAGTTAGGAATAGATGTACTCATACTAATAGAAGGTctgtcacacaaaataaaaggtgCAGACAGGAAGCAAGTCGGAGGGAATGCTGTGAGGTAGGACTTGGGGGAAGTTTACTGAGAACTCAATTTGGAAGAGATAAAATTAGGCTGGTAGGAAGAAGAGGGCGTTTCAGATAGAAAACATGAATAACAAGAAGTATGTGTATACACGGTTGGgttaattttaattactttgtaattgtttgtgtgtgggtgtgtataatgtatgtgaGTGGGTGCTCATGCCGTAGGACATGTTTGAGTCCCAgacagaactcaggttgtcagccttggtgGATCTTActgcccccctccctcccaccgggttttttgttttgttttttgagacagggtttctctgagtagctctggctgtccttgaagtcactctctagaccaggctggcctcaaactcacagatccccctacctctgcctcccgagtgctggcattaaagacatgtgccaccatggcctgccACTGgcccctatttttattattattctttgagaTATTACTCCTCTGTGTAGCGCCTCAAGCTCCTggtcggcctgcctctgccttctgggtgccgggattaaaggtatgagccaccactgccctgctattatttatttgtttgtttgtttgtttttaaattttttaatttatttattgtgagacagggtcttattctgttgtttagacTGGTTTGGAACTCTGTTAactgggttggcctcaaacttttgATCAGCCTCCAAGCACAAACTTGCGCACTGCATCTTTCGTGCAAGGATGAATGGATTTGCATGTTAGACAAGGTTTATAGAAGGACTGTTATGCAGGTGTGCAACTGTATTAGGAAGGCACATTGGGAAATTAAGCTGCAAAGATGGGTTGGCCAAGGAGTGCCTCTAGAGCATtgtggcagtctttttttttttttttttttggtttttcgagacagggtcatTGTGGCAGTCTTTGTAGCatgatttaaaattatgtattgaGCTGAGTGTAGTGGCACtcaccttcacacacatacataccccgCACAAACCGATGTCCATACACTACACACAGAGCACTGAATACCCACATACCAAAAcaattaaatcaattaaaaactaaaaatctgtTGTCCAGAGAAGGGCTCTGTACAGGTGGTATAGTAACGTCCATGCATAGTAAGCCAGgtctttatttcattatatatatatatttttttctgctgtgtttatTTCTGGTGTGTATGGATGCTTTAGGGCGTGTGTGTGGAAGGTCAGACAATAATCTGaatgaattagttttttttccttccaccatatgggtccccgagattgaactcaggttgttgaCTTTTTCCATTAAGTTGTCTTACCAccctgtttaaatttttttgtgtgtgtgtaatatttattaggcagtgttctgcctgcatgtgtgctcagaagagggcaccaggactcattacatatggttgtgagccaccatgtggttgctgggaattgatctcaggacctctggaacagcagccagtgtaatctctccaggccctagactgtgtaatttttatgtatgcgtgtgtatatgtggcaGAGTACATGTGTGCCAAGGAGAACTTCAGGTGGTGTTCCCCCTCTACTGCTATcttgtgatttgtttttaaaatttaattgcatttttaCGTGTGTGTCCCTTTCatagtggaagtcagaggacaacttgggagagTCAGCTGACTGGATCTACCATGTGGATTATAAGACTCGAACTAAGAATGTCAGACTTGGTGGCTGTTGTCTACCTACCAAGCAATCTTGCTGGTCCAACCTTGTTTTTTTGAAGCAGAGTGTcttactttgctttctgttgctgtgctaaaacaccatgaccaaaagcaactttgaaaGGGTTCCTTTCATTTTAGAGAACACAGCCCATCAAGGGAAGCTAAGGCATCCCGGAGAGCATgcgagcacatacacacacacaaaaacaatttttttgagacagggtttctctatgtagtcttggctgtcctacaactcactgtgtagaccaggctggccttgaactcagagagatccgcctgcctctgcctcctgagtgctgggattaaaaatgtgcgcCACTACACCCACCATGTAAAtaaactgagttttttttttttttttagtttgtattCCTTTAGGAAGTTAATAGTATCGTGTCTATTGTTTATAGATGTAAGATATTTACACTGTAATCAAACTACCCTTTTCCTTTAGGAAGTTAATAGTATCGTATCTATTGTTTTTGGTACTCGGAGAATTGCGTGGGCTCACCTTGACCAGAAACCCGCAGTGCTGGACTGGCAGCAGACTGAGTGTTGGAAATTAACGAACAGAATATACCCCTCATGTATCTATCTGGAAGAGGTAAGGCAATGGCTAGTCCTTGCTCCTTGTTTTCTGTGTTGTGCATTCCTACATAGTTTCTTGTACAGTTTAGACTGGCAGTTTCTAAagggatgta containing:
- the Tefm gene encoding transcription elongation factor, mitochondrial, coding for MAWRSNLACLIKARGRWSWFPIPEHSFLPPVLNNIRCQRKSTAPEKIVASVVSGTNGKEPGDALDKLFSPEQQASVLHVLNTASDKELEAFRLLRGRKSVNIVEHRKKFGPFQSLESLIDVPFIQYKTAVQVCNSILCSENGRKEKSQEKWLLRKFIKPAIERERLKEVNSIVSIVFGTRRIAWAHLDQKPAVLDWQQTECWKLTNRIYPSCIYLEEISSVISKMPKADLYILEKSGPSIQNTSLFPILLHFLITEAMLYALLNNTFATDGQHRVLSMNRNAVGKYFGLMIGDTRTSGRQLVKQLLSESVLKKEPRVFFPQERVVHYRQKILKDTHHIEELYDSLLQAVAFHELAFGRGPEHRC